From the Candidatus Eisenbacteria bacterium genome, the window CGACCCAGGGTCATAGTCGCACGCCAGCAGCACCTTCGATCCGCGGGGCAACTGCTCCACCGCCTCATAGAGCCCGCGCACCTCCGGAGTGACCGAGATCCGTTGCGGCAGATCGAGGAAGAGCGGCACGACGACCGCCACCGTGATGACGAGGTAGATCCAGCGCCGATCGATGCTGAGCATCCGATCGATCAGGCTCATCTCTCGCCCCCCAGATGGGATCGTTCGATCCCGAGGATGAGCCTGAGGCTCGTTGAGACGGTTCCCAGGGCGATTCCGATCATGATCGCGCGCTGGCCCGCCTTGTTGGGAACGTTCATGATCCAGTCGGCCAGACTCGAGAGGCGGTATCCCTCGGGGAGGAAACCGGTGAGAGCGTCCCCCGCCGGCACCCGGCCCAGCATGACCAGGAAGGCGGCGACGAGCAGGAGCGTGGCCTCCCGATTCCGCGCCCGGAAGGCCCTGTAGGAGGCGCTCGCGACGAAGAAGGCGAGAATGGCGAACATGGTCGCGCTGAGCGGATTGTAGACATTCTGGTACATCCAGTCGAATGGGGTTCCCGGGTCCTGGAAACGCGCCCCTCCGCTCAGGAAGAGGCCGATCACTCCCATCAGGAGGAAACTGACGACGATGACCACAGCGTAGGGCCAGTCCCTCTCCTTCCGGTAGACCTTGTTGCCCGACACCTTCATCAGATTGAGCACCCCGAGCCAGATCGCAAAGGCGAAGACGATCTGGACCCAGTCGGTCAGCACATCCTGCATTCCGGAGAAAGGCCTGTGGGGGACGAAGAACTGGACGATGTAGGTGATTCCGACGAAGGCGGTCAGGAACAGGGGAACTCCTCTACGCATCGCCAGGTCTGCCTATTCCACCGCGAAGAGCGATGCGAAGTCGAAGATGCCGATCGTCTGGATGACGATTCCCGCGAGAAGAAGAAGCAGGATGATCGCCTTGCCGATGTCCTGGCCCTTGAGACTGCCGAGCTGCCGCGGCTCTCGGGACAGATAGGCCCCCGCGACGAAGAGCTCCTCGCCGATCAACGTGTAGTCGCAGGCTGCGAAGAAGAAGGGAAGCTGGCTCGCCTGCGCGGTCCCCGCGATCTGGATCGCGCCGATAGAGTTCCCGGTCTCCGCCAGGATCAGCGACTCCGCGAAAAAGGCCCCCTGCATGAAGACGGCGGCCGGCTTCTCCCTCACCATGATCCCGTCGAGCGCGGCCGCGTATCCGAACTGGTCGTCGGTCAAGTAGCGGACCATCGAGTCGGAGTAGCTGTCCGGATGGCCGGTGGCGAGGTAGGACTCCTTCACGGTCTCGCGGCAGGCCACCATGACCAGGGAGCGCGAGCAGGGAACATCGAGCGGAGTCCCGTACTCGGCCGTCAGACGGGCGACACGGCCGAGGATCGAGATCCCGGCCAGGGTCTGGACGTTGTCCATGTCCTGCGTACCGGGGATGTAGAGGATCTTCCGGCCCATCTCGGTCGCCCGACCGACGGCTTCGTCGACCGCGTCGAGTCCCGCTATCTTGCGGATGAAGAGATCCCCACCTCTTCTCGCGCGCTCGATGAAGTAGATGATCAGTCCCGAGAGAAGCAGCACGGCGACCAGGGTGTTGATCCTCCCGGTGTGAAACCACTGCGCCCGGGCCTGGGCGGCCGATGAGGGTGCCGAGGCGGCTCTCTCGTCGCCCCGGACGGCGAGGACCCGGTAGTAGTAGGATTCTCCGTCGCGCACCCCCTTGACATCGATCAGATCCCCGACGCCCGGGGGCGTCGAGCCGACCTTCTCATAGGGCCCCGCCAGGCCCCGGCTCCTCTCGACTTCGTAGCCCGTGAGGCCGAGAGCTCCCCCGGAGTCGCCGTCGCAGGGCTCCCAGTGGATCGTGATGCTTCGGCCGTCGTCGTTCGGAGTGTCGCGCGCGATGACGCCAGCGGGCGCCGGGAGAGAGAAGCGCGGGGAGTCCGCCGGGGAAGCCGGCGTCGAGATCGCGGAGACGATGAGGAGCAGGCAGATCAGGGACGCCGCGCGGACCGCCGGTTGCTCGCCCGCGATCGAGGACCCGGGGCGGCCACCCGTCAGCATCCGCTCATCCCTGACTCCCCCATGGCATCCAGACCAGAATGAGGCGGCTGTCATGCCCGGGTCAAGTCCGGCTTGAGCGATCCGGGACAGGCCGCTAGTCTCGGTTCTTGCACGCCGCAGCGCAGCCGGGGCGCCCGCCCGCGAAGGCCCCTCGCGCGGGATGGCGGCGCGTTCGCGGACACGCGACCGAGCATCCGGCCGGCGCATGCGTCGAGGGGGGAGGTGCCGATGGACGAGAGGCTTGCGATCGACGGGGGCAAGCCCGTCCGCGACTCCTTCCTGATCTTCGGCAGCCCGGATATCCGGGAGGCGGAGATCCAGGAAGTCGTCGACACCCTTCGGTCGGGCTGGCCGGGAACGGGGCCGCGCGTCGCGCGATTCGAGGAGGCCTTTCGCGCCTACATAGGAAGCCGGCACGCGGTCGCTCTGAACTCCTGCACGGCGGGCCTGCATCTCTCGATGATCGCCCTGGGCGTCAAGCCCGGGGATGAGGTCATCACCACTCCCCTCACGTTCGTCGCGACCGTGAACGCGATCGTCCATGTCGGCGCGACGCCGGTGCTGGCCGACTGCGACCGGCGGACCATGAACATCGACCCGAACGCGATCGCCTCGCGGATCACCGACCGCACGCGGGCGATCGTGCCGGTCCACTTTGCCGGCCGCCCCGCGGAGATGACGGCCATCGAGGCGATCGCCCGGCCCCGCGGCATCAGGATTCTCGAGGACGCGGCCCACGCTGTGGAGGCGCGGCACGGGACGCGCAAGGTCGGGACGATCGGCGATTGCACCGTCTTTTCCTTTTACGTGAACAAGAACATGATGACGGTGGAGGGAGGGATGGTCACGACCGACGACGATGAGATCGCCTCCTGGGTGAAGATCGCCGGCTTGCACGGCATGTCGAAGGACGCATGGAAACGATTCGGCGACGAGGGATACAAGCACTACGCGGTGCACTTCCCCGGCTTCAAGTACAACATGACCGACATCCAGGCGGCGATCGGCCTGCACCAGCTCGCCCGGGTCGAGGCGGGATGGATCCGGCGCCAGGAGATCTGGAACCGCTACCAGGCAGGCCTGACGGGGCTTCCCGCGTTCCTCCCGCCCCCCCCGGACGCGGGCGACCGCCACGCCTATCACCTCTTCACTCTCCTCGTCGATCTCGAGAACTTGACAGCCTCCCGCGACAGGATCCTGGGCGCCCTTCAGGCCGAAAACATCGGCGTCGGGGTCCACTACTCGGCGATCCACCTGCATCCCTACTACCGGGACGCCTACGGGTTCGCGCGCGGAGACTACCCGAGCGCGGAGTTCGTGTCGGATCGAACCCTCTCGATCCCGTTCTCCACGAAGCTGACGGACGGCGATGTCGATGACGTGATCGGGGCCGTCCGGAAGGTGCTCACCGCTTATGCACGATGAGTCCAGCCTCGCTCCGTTCCTGGAGAGGTGGTCCCGGCGGGCGCGGCTTCTGGTCGCATGGGCCGGCGGGGGCGCGAGGCGACTGGTCCAGCGGCCTCCGATGGCGCAGATCGAGATCACGAACCGCTGCAAGATGACATGCCGGAC encodes:
- a CDS encoding fibronectin type III domain-containing protein gives rise to the protein MLTGGRPGSSIAGEQPAVRAASLICLLLIVSAISTPASPADSPRFSLPAPAGVIARDTPNDDGRSITIHWEPCDGDSGGALGLTGYEVERSRGLAGPYEKVGSTPPGVGDLIDVKGVRDGESYYYRVLAVRGDERAASAPSSAAQARAQWFHTGRINTLVAVLLLSGLIIYFIERARRGGDLFIRKIAGLDAVDEAVGRATEMGRKILYIPGTQDMDNVQTLAGISILGRVARLTAEYGTPLDVPCSRSLVMVACRETVKESYLATGHPDSYSDSMVRYLTDDQFGYAAALDGIMVREKPAAVFMQGAFFAESLILAETGNSIGAIQIAGTAQASQLPFFFAACDYTLIGEELFVAGAYLSREPRQLGSLKGQDIGKAIILLLLLAGIVIQTIGIFDFASLFAVE
- a CDS encoding DegT/DnrJ/EryC1/StrS family aminotransferase, which gives rise to MDERLAIDGGKPVRDSFLIFGSPDIREAEIQEVVDTLRSGWPGTGPRVARFEEAFRAYIGSRHAVALNSCTAGLHLSMIALGVKPGDEVITTPLTFVATVNAIVHVGATPVLADCDRRTMNIDPNAIASRITDRTRAIVPVHFAGRPAEMTAIEAIARPRGIRILEDAAHAVEARHGTRKVGTIGDCTVFSFYVNKNMMTVEGGMVTTDDDEIASWVKIAGLHGMSKDAWKRFGDEGYKHYAVHFPGFKYNMTDIQAAIGLHQLARVEAGWIRRQEIWNRYQAGLTGLPAFLPPPPDAGDRHAYHLFTLLVDLENLTASRDRILGALQAENIGVGVHYSAIHLHPYYRDAYGFARGDYPSAEFVSDRTLSIPFSTKLTDGDVDDVIGAVRKVLTAYAR